Genomic window (Atribacteraceae bacterium):
CGGTGACCGGAGAAGGAAAGGCGGAATTGTTGTCGTTTATGGAAAGTGCGGGCCGCTCTCGGCCGAGTGTCCGACCGTGAACCGGCCGCAAGTGAACCGGACAAGTTCTCCCTATGGACAGCTATTAACCGCCCGGTTCATTTCCTATCTGGAAAGCTTGCGTAAGGCGGGTTTTGACGGATTTATCGCACCGGATTCGTTCCGGGAATATTCGGTGAGTATTGAGCTGTTCCGGGAAAAAACTCCGTTGGGGAAAATCAGGATCTATTACAGTCCCAAAAGGAAGGCATACACGGCAGTGTTTCAGGGAATCAGGGACAGAACCCTGGTGACAGACCTGGAAGCGCTCTGGTTGAATGAGACTAGGGAGGCAAAGCGAGAACGGTGGAAGGCCTATGTCGACGGCTCTTACCACAAAGGAATCACCGGGTACGGCGGGGTGATTCTGTATGGCAGGCAACTGGTTAAAGAATTTTCCGGGAAAGTCCCTCCTGAATTCAGCCATTCCCGCCAGGTGGGAGGTGAGCTGTACGCGGTGTATGAAGTGGTTCGTTTTGGCCAGGCTAGCCACATCGCTGAACTGGAGATTTATTACGATTATTACGGAATCGAGAAATGGGCCACCGGACAGTGGCGTACCAATCTCCCCCTCACCCGTGAGTATGCCCGGTTCATCAATAATGCAAATGTGCGGATTCACTGGGTCAAGGTTCAGGGGCACAGCGGGGACCACTGGAACGACCGGGCGGACACACTGGCCCGGGAA
Coding sequences:
- a CDS encoding RNase H family protein; this translates as MNRPQVNRTSSPYGQLLTARFISYLESLRKAGFDGFIAPDSFREYSVSIELFREKTPLGKIRIYYSPKRKAYTAVFQGIRDRTLVTDLEALWLNETREAKRERWKAYVDGSYHKGITGYGGVILYGRQLVKEFSGKVPPEFSHSRQVGGELYAVYEVVRFGQASHIAELEIYYDYYGIEKWATGQWRTNLPLTREYARFINNANVRIHWVKVQGHSGDHWNDRADTLAREGCTS